Sequence from the Propionispora vibrioides genome:
TGCTTTTAGTATGTTAACCAAAGAGTGGCATAAGCATAAGAAAAGACGGCAGCGTTCCCTCGATAACCGACATAGTCGGTCCTACAAAAAAATAACCATAGGTATAAATTTTTATAATTATTCTGCAGAAGACGGGATTATCCTGCAAGAAATGCCGCATTTCACCCCGTCCGGCAACAGTGTTCCGCCAGCTTTGGACAAACTATCCGAAACGTCTACTGGCGGCGGCTTTTGTGAAGTATTCCGTTAGCTTGGAGATATAAAAATAAACATGCGCCTTAAAGAAGCCTAAGGCGCATGTTTATTTTATATTAAGCAGGCGAAACGATGCCGACCAGCAGTTCCACAGTACCGAACCGAACGGTGAGCGGAATCCGATATCCCTTGATATTGGCGGTATCCGCCCCTTGTATGACGGACGGGAAATGCAGATCCAGCTCCACCCCTTTATCGGAGGCATTTACACAGAAAATTCCGTTAACCAGGTTCACGAATTCGGCAATGCTGTCCCGGGCCAGTTCATCCACGCTGCTGAGCGGTTCCTGACTGTAGCGGCGGGCAATTTCCAACAGGCAGTCTTCTTTTAAAATCAAGCCGGTCACCATATCGCTTTGGCAGCGAATGACCTGGGTGGCAACCCAGTCGGACGGGGCCACCTCACCCAGTACGGCTTCCGCGCCGGCAATGGGCACTTCGTCGAGAAAGCGGATGATATTACGCATAAATAAGGCCGTATAATCCAGGAAAAGAGCTTTGTTGTCCCCGGCTCCGGCAAGTTGCAGGATGCCTTCCAGCATCGTACTGTCCACCTGGGCACCGTCTTTGTCCGAGGTCAGCTTATTTTCCTGATTGTAGTTGACCATGGCGCTTTCCAGTTCGGCCAGGCTCAAATAGCCTTGATCGATAATGGCCTGGCTCAGGTTCAGCTGCTTGGAGCTTTGCTTGCTTAGCAGTTCATCGAGCTGCTCTACCGTAAGATATTGTTTTTCGATGGCGATTTCACCAAACCGCTTGTCCCTGCTGCGCTGCAATTCGTGAATCTCTTCCACCTGATCAGCGGTAAGCATGCCCGCATTCATTGCCAAGACGCCCAGTTTGACCCGCACCGACTGTTCCAGTGTCAGGCACTCCGATAATTGAGCAGTAGTCAGTAAGCCTTTGTTGAGTAAATATTGACCAAAAAATTGACTAAACATCGTCATTCAGTCCCCTCTTTATTTCGATATCTTGGCAATAGCCTTGGCAATTTGCTCAACGCTATAAGGTTTTTGTATGAAGTCCATGGCACCGCCCTTAAGCGCCTCAATCAGCTTACTTGAGGTTCCTGCCGAAGACAGCATAATCACCTTAGCTTCCGGATCCTGTTCCCGCAGACGCTGCAAAGCCGTCAAGCCGTCCGCTTCGGGCATGACGATATCCAGGAAAACCAGATCGGGCTTGTTGTATTTATACACATCGACAACCATTTTCCCGTCTGAAGCTTCTATCACCTCGCAATCCATCTCTGCCAGG
This genomic interval carries:
- a CDS encoding response regulator, yielding MAATNKVKVLICDDSLLVRKKLRDILAEMDCEVIEASDGKMVVDVYKYNKPDLVFLDIVMPEADGLTALQRLREQDPEAKVIMLSSAGTSSKLIEALKGGAMDFIQKPYSVEQIAKAIAKISK